A single region of the Labrus bergylta chromosome 10, fLabBer1.1, whole genome shotgun sequence genome encodes:
- the LOC109993880 gene encoding transmembrane protein 229B: MEAREVPARRKPGDTRTVSEIKNGAPEWLHGHTDDDEGGRPPSAAVRLYVYALHGCLCEVVFTALWDVLGSGDFRLGGHSSLWALPMYACAIFVIEHLRLRLLARDWSLSARLTAYTLFIYLWEFSWGAGLSLLGACPWDYSGYRFNLGGLVTLEYAVFWALAAFIAEHHVIKNTLKMRLKD, translated from the exons ATGGAGGCGAGAGAAGTTCCTGCGAGGAGAAAACCAGGTGATACTCGAACAG tctctgaaataaaaaatggcGCCCCAGAGTGGTTACATGGCcacactgatgatgatgaaggcgGTCGTCCTCCCTCGGCGGCGGTGCGTCTCTACGTGTACGCGCTGCACGGTTGTCTCTGTGAGGTGGTCTTCACAGCGCTGTGGGATGTGCTTGGCTCTGGGGACTTCAGGCTTGGGGGGCACAGCAGTCTGTGGGCGCTGCCCATGTACGCTTGCGCCATCTTTGTTATCGAGCACCTAAGGCTCCGCCTCCTGGCTCGGGACTGGTCTCTGAGCGCCCGTCTCACCGCTTACACTCTGTTCATCTACCTGTGGGAGTTCAGCTGGGGGGCGGGGCTCAGCCTGCTGGGGGCGTGTCCCTGGGACTACTCAGGTTACAGGTTTAACCTGGGAGGACTGGTGACACTGGAGTACGCCGTTTTCTGGGCGTTGGCGGCGTTTATCGCAGAGCATCATGTGATCAAGAACACGCTGAAGATGAGACTGAAAGACTGA